The following coding sequences lie in one Saccharopolyspora hordei genomic window:
- a CDS encoding Fur family transcriptional regulator yields the protein MLREAALRVTRPRVAVLSAVHEHPHADTESIIGAVRETLPKVSHQAVYDVLKALTAAGLLRRIQPMGSLARYEARVGDNHHHLACRSCGAVADVDCAVGSAPCLTASDARGFTIDEAEVIYWGLCPGCSPGEPEAPDEAKGNQ from the coding sequence ATGTTGCGCGAGGCTGCACTGCGAGTCACCCGACCCCGGGTCGCAGTGCTGTCCGCCGTGCACGAGCACCCGCACGCGGACACGGAGTCGATCATCGGTGCGGTGCGCGAGACGCTCCCGAAGGTGTCCCACCAAGCCGTCTACGACGTGCTCAAGGCGTTGACCGCCGCCGGCCTGCTGCGCCGCATCCAGCCGATGGGCTCCCTGGCCCGCTACGAAGCGAGGGTGGGGGACAACCACCACCACCTCGCCTGCCGGTCCTGCGGGGCGGTCGCCGACGTCGACTGCGCCGTGGGGTCCGCCCCGTGTCTGACCGCCTCCGATGCCAGGGGCTTCACCATCGACGAAGCCGAGGTCATCTACTGGGGTCTGTGCCCGGGGTGTTCGCCGGGCGAACCAGAAG